Genomic DNA from Hordeum vulgare subsp. vulgare chromosome 2H, MorexV3_pseudomolecules_assembly, whole genome shotgun sequence:
ACTAGATGTGGCTGCGATGCGCATATCTACGTCAAGCGCTGTAGCGGTAACACCTACAAGATTCACTCGATGATTGAGCAACACAATCATGGCTTTGTGCCACCTGATAAGCTTCATTTGATTAGATCAAACCGTGGAGCTAGCGAGAAGGAAAAGGTCATACCCGAGTGCGATGAGGCGTTGAGGCCATCAATAGGGATGGCATTTGAAGGCCTCAGCTCCGCGGAGGAGTTCTACAAATCATATGCACGTCATTGTGGGTTTAAGGTGCGTGTTGGGCAGCATAAGTTGCTGAATAAGGAGGTAGTGCAATTCAAGCGCTTCATGTGCTCAAGGGAAGGCTTCAGGTCCGACAGAGGTAAAGACCCCTCTAATGAGAGAAAGAAGCGAAATGTGAAGGTGACTAGATGTGGATGTAATGCCCATATTGTTGTGAAGTGGTGCAGTGGTAATACATATAAAGTATCATCATTGATCGAGCACCACAatcatgaacttatttcacctgaTAAAGTGACTAAATCAAAGCGAAGAGTTAGTGAGAAGACAAAGAATAAACTAAGCGTACGTATCTCTCTCTGTAAGTACAATGGCTTGCCTGATGTTCTCCTTTTGACACTACTAGGCTATGCATCATGGTACTTACCGTAGTGGCTCTCTGATGTTGCAGTCTTCACGCGTGCCTGAATGTGGCGAGGCATTGAAGCCATCACTAGGGATGGTATTTGAAGACATTGGTTCTGTGGAGGAGTTTTACAAGTCATATGCACATCACTGTGGGTTTTCAGTACGCATTGGGCAGCGTAAGTTGCTGAATAAAGAGGTGGTGCAATGGAAGCGCTTCATGTGCTCAAGGGAAGGTTTCAGGTCCGAGAAATGTATGGACGTTGATGATCCCTCTAGGAAAAGAAAGGTACGTAAGGTAACCAGATGTGGGTGTGATGCTCGTATTATTGTGAAGCGGTGCAGTGATAACAAGTATAAAATTACATCATGGATCGAGCACCACAATCATGGATTTGTGTCGCCTGATAAGCGTCACTTGATTAGATCGAATCGTCAATTGGGTGACAAGGCGAAGCCAACACTGTCCACACACTGCAATGCAAGCACAGGCACCTCCCAGGCAAACAGGCCTGATCATGTCAGTAAGGGGAGGTCTGACAATGTGGGATGCACAGAGAGAGACTTGCAGAAGTACCATCATGATCTTTGTAGTAAAATCAAGAATGAAGATGCTCAGATGTTTGTGGCCCGGCTATGTAGAAAGCAGCAAGTGGATTCAGCATTTTTCTTCGACTGTGATGTGGATGACCGGGGTATGTTGGTGCATGTATTTTGGGCTGATGCCATAAGCAGGGAAAACTACATTTATTTCAGTGATATGTTATCTTTTGATTCTACAAACACCACGAATCAACACGGCATGATTTTTGCACCATTTACTGGCACCAATCATCATCTGCAAAGTGTGTTTTTCGGTGCTGCATTCCTAGCTGATGAGAAGATTGAGTCGTATGCTTGGCTGTTTCAGACCTTCGTAAGGGCAATGGGAGGGGTTGCTCCTAGAACTATTGTAACCAGGGAAGATGATAGGATGAAGAGTGCGATCAGTAATGTTCTACCAGCCACCACACATAGGTTGTGCATGTTTGAGATGTTGGGAAGAATGCCCGAGAAGGTCGAACTATCTCTTAGAAATAATCCTCTATTTCAGACAAGGATGAACGAATGTGTTTTGGGGTCAGAAACCGTGTTTGAGTTTGAGTCAAAATGGGATTCTGTAATTTCCGACTTTGGGTTGGAGGGCAATCAGTGGTTGGCTGAAAGGTATTCCACCCGTGAAAGATGGATTCCGGCCTACTTTACCGATATTCATCTGTCTGGCATTCTCAGAAACAATGCATGGTCAAAGAGTGCAAAGTCATTTTTCAGCTGTTTCATCAACCAGAAGCTCTCTTTGGTCGAGTTTTGGCTTAGGTTTGAAGCAGCCTTAGACTGTCAGCGTCAAGAGGAATCGAATGCAGATCACACGAGCGCCTGCACGACGCCTCAACTAATAACACCATGGGGATTGGAGAAGCATGGAAGTCTAGTGTtcacacatgaggtgttcgagagATTCCAAGAAGAGGTTGTCGCTGCTAGAGACCATTGTGTTGTTGAAGACATGGCACAAACCGAGGGGGTGAAAACCGTGGCCATCGGTGATGAGGGCTCTGACAAAGTTAGGGAGGTGCGTTGGGACGCAGTCACCATGACGGCCAACTGCTCCTGCAGGCTTTTTGAGTCGGTAGGAATCCCGTGCCGCCATATTACTCTAGTGCTGAGAAGCTCGAAACTGAATGAGCTACCGCAAGGTTGTGTTTTGAAAAGATGGCAAAAGAGTGCAAAAGTTGGGTAATTTGAGCTGCGTTGCAGATGTATGTTACCCTTAGCAAGTCCCTTGCCAGAGTTTCAGGATCGTGGCTGAAGAATTGATCTGCTATACATTTTTGGGTGCAAGCATTGGAGTAGTTGTTTGTCCAGACAACCAGTTATCAACTGATAACGAAGTCCTGCAATCTGAGTCGGATGTCCTGAACAAGCAACTACGTTATCTGTTGATAACTGGTAACCTATGCATTGAAATTTCTGCTGAACTTATCTTTTTTCCATCCTGAGGGCCTATTTGATTCTTaggaatttcaaaatgcaagaacAGGAAAAAGAATTCATCCTATAGGATACCAGAGTGTGTTTGATGCCATTggaaaaacaaaggaattgtaAAAACATGAGTGGATGTTATGTTTCTTATGAAATGTAGTACGAATCCTTCCTTACAAAAAATTCAATCCTATGAATCAAACGACCAACGTAGAAAAAGTTCTTGATGATTCTAATCCTTCAAAAGTCATatgaaattgctttgaaccaAAGCAGCCCGTAAGAGTGTTGTGAAACAACAATGGGTAGAGGGTTCTTTGCTAGGGCTTAGACTCATCAAATATACAGTAGGTCTCGTTTTATTTTTTGGAAATGGGGTATTTTCGAGTTACTCCATTACTATTAATCTAGATAGAAAATAGGACCGAAATAAAATGGAAACTTACAAAAGACGGAATGGAGAAACAAATTCAACAGTTCAAATTGACCACGATGTTCACAACATTAATGCAATTTTACGAAAAGGGTCCCGAAacgatctactccctccgtctggtGAAAAGTGTACATATAGACATTTTAAGACAAATAGCAAAaatgctcgtgcgttgcaacggaagaaaaaatcaaCCCTATTTTCAAAGAGGTGCCACATCTGGAGTTCATGTGAGACATACACGACACTCTCTCTAGTGAAACCACCCTTTGTTATATCTTGAAAATGTAGAATCAGAAATATAGATCATTTGACATATATCATTTTCACTTCAGGTTTTCTAGATACTGACTTATGCATTTAGGACACCGGCAGGCATGTTGCCTTAATTTTCTTTTGCGATCTCGGGAAGAAATCTTCAGATGTTTAACCCTTTTTCTAATGTGAGTTGTCATTTGGGTAGCATAATCTTCAAAATGACTGTAGAGATGACTTTTCCATGACCTTGTTTCCCGACTAAGATATTTACATATAAAGCATGCAATCTTTTGATGTTTAAGTACTTCTCACGAGTTGAATATGTCCTATGGTAATTTCTTACCAGATTTTGGATGAATTTTCATACAAACAGAGGCCACTCAGCTATCACTCAACAACCCAACGTACAAACTCTACCGAAATCAAGAAATGGTGGCTGCTTAGTGTGATCCGAAAATTAGTTACAATTTGCGGAGAACTACAACTTCACCGGAAAGCGAAATAAAAGATTTGCCAAGAGGGACATCCtttttgttaaacaacaaaaagcAAATTTATtggtaaacaaaataaaatagcaataATTAAATTCATGTTCCAGCAGTACTGATCCACAAATTATCTAAACTAATAAAATTTGTTGGCAGTGATCCACAAATCATTTGATTACTTTGCTCGCAGTATTGATCCACAAATTCATTTGCTGACCAACCCCcacggtgacaagctcaagtgccAACACTCATGTAAGCCTGTAGCTTTGCATCAAGGTGCCTCTCATGCCAACTACGGCTACAAATTTTAGAATTGGAAGTGCATCGTGGAGGCTAACTCACATCACTGGAAAAAGACACATGATACCAGATCTTGATGATGGATGGCTGGGACCGAGGACGCGCCTGGACGCCCTTAGGAAACGCACCAGCAGAGTAGCTCCACCGTGCTGGGGGCCGGCCCTTGGTACCTGGCGGCTGGCACCACAGGAAGAAAGCAGGGAGGAGATGGAGCTTCAAAAGGGCGACGACGACCCTGTATAGATTGAGAAAACAGCCGAATTATGGCGGAGGACGACTCCCCGGATCGAGGCCGGGCACCAAAAGCCAGAAACTAACCCAACGAAATCTGGGTGGGATTTGCTCTGTACCTATTCCTGAAAGCGTAGGAGGTCCTGTATATCTGCATCGTGGACTTGACGAGCTCCTCGTTGAACAGCAGGTACTTGCGCTTCCCTTGCGTCGTGCCGGAGCTGCAACACCAAGAAGCATCACTATGATCAATCCTTGAGGAGAGCTTATATAAAGAGGAGCTAAGCCGATCCGTCGCGTCGGCAGGGCCATCGACCCTGATGAACCAGAAGTGATGGAGCAGCAGCATCCAGATCGGACAAACGACACCACTCCCCGGCAAGCCTCCACGCGCGACGTGCCCGAGCTGCCATGCCCCGCCTCGATCCCGCCTGGATCGAGAGAGCCAACGCCCCACCCCGGACTTTGCTTGGCCGTCCGCGCTGCCTCTCCATTTGCTTGGCTGCTGTGGCGGGACACTGGCAGCAAGAGGCGCGGCGACGCACCTCGCCGGAGGACGGGGCCGGAGAGGAGCGTGCTCATGGCCGCGGTGTAGGACGGGCCGGAGAGGAGCGTGCTCGTGGCCGTGGTGGAGGACGGATCCGGAAAGAGGATCCCTGGTGGAGGACGATCCCGCGGTGGAGGACGGGTGGATAATGTGAGCCGGGtgtttttttttaataaaactgAAACGTTTTTTGTTCACTCAAATCAGGAGTGCGGGTTGAATACACAAAACGTTAGGGGTTTTTAATGCAAAAATGCCACAACGGACGCGACGGGCGACAAAAGTGGTACGTGCTTTCTCTCGATCTCTTTAGTTACCCAACCCTAATGAGCTAAGTGCATGTAGAAATTAAAAAGACTGTGTAGATTATTATTGGTCTTGATTACCGTGTGATgagaaagatttttttttttctACTTTAGAATGCATTGAAAaggtaaaaatatatatttttaaacaaATTTTTAAGTCAAACCGTACACTCAGCCGTTCTAAAACGAGGCTACTCCATGCCGCGATCACAAAACCCCGAAACATCCCTCCTGCTCCAATGCCGGCAAGCCTCCGCGCCATCCTCGCGTCCCCGAGTCCTCTCACCGCGCGCGCGGTCGCCGCAGCCCAAGCCCTCCTCCTCACCTCGGGCCTCGCCGCGGACGCCGCCGTCCTCGCGCATTTCGCCAGGCGCCTCGTCTCCGCGACGCGAGCGCCCGCGGACGCCGTCTCCGCGCTGCTCCGCCTCCGCCCGCGCCCGCGCTGCGCCCACCCCTTCAACGCCCTCATATCCCACCTCACCCTCTCCGGCGACCCCTCCGCGGCGTTCCGCGCCTTCTCGGTCCTCGCGGCGGGCGGCGACGCCGGGCGGCCCGACGGGTACACGCTCCCGGCCGCGCTCAAGGCGTGCGCGCGGCTCGGCGGCGGCCTCCGCGAGGGCCGCCAGGCGCACGCGGTCGCGTTCAGGGGCGGGTTCCTGGGGCGCCTCCCCGTCCGCAACGCGCTGGTCACGTTCTACGGTGCGTGCGGCGAGTGCGGCGACGCGAGgagggtgttcgatgaaatggccGGGCGGGACGTCGTGTCCTGGACCGCACTGGTGTCCGCGTTCGTCAGGGGAGGGAGGTTCACCGAGGCGCTCGCGGTGTTTGGAGAGATGGACGTCGCGCCGAACGAGGGGACGTTGGCTAGCGCGCTGGTCGCGTGCGGGAGGCTGGGGGCCGTGCGCGCTGGGAAGGCTGTGCACGGGTGGTGTCTTAAGAGGGAGAGGCAGATGGAACTCATCGTTGGGAATGCTCTGTTGGATATGTATGTCAAGTGCGAGAAGTTGGATCTTGCAAGGAGGGTGTTCGACAGGCTCCTGGTGAGGGACATTGTTTCTTGGACGGTCATCATAAGTGGTTTGGTGCACTGCAGGCTTCCGAGCGAGGCATTGGAGCTGTTTAATGGGATGCAGGCATCAGGGGTGAAGCCAGATAAGGTTGTTCTCTCCACTGTCCTCTCAGCTTGTGCGAGCTTAGGCGCGCTGGAGTCTGGGAGGTGGGTGCATGAATATATAGAGCGTAAAGGCATCGCGTGGGATGTGCATGTGGGGACGTCATTGGTTGATATGTACGCAAAATGCGGGTGCTTGGAAACTTCTCTTTCAATCTTCCATAAGATGCCCGTCaagaatatatcatcttggaatgCGTTGATCAATGGGTTCGCATTGCATGGTCATGGTAGGGAAGCTCTTGTGTACTTTGACAGGATGGTGGCTTCAGGCTTGCCCCCCAATGAAGTCACCTTTATAATCGTCCTTGGTGCTTGCTGCCACACAGGTTTGGTGCAACAAGGCCTCGGGTTGTTTAATTTGATGAAAAATTCATACAAGCTCTCGCCATGGGAAGAGCATTACGGTTGCATGGTTGATCTTCTTGGCAGAGCTGGGCTCATCCAGGAGGCATACGGTTTAATTAAGGTCATGCCTATGACGCCTGCTGTGTCCACCTGGGGAGCCCTGATGAGTGCATGCCAAGCTCATGGTCGAGTAGAGTTTTCACAGCAGATTCTAAGGCATGTCCATGAGTTGGAGCCCTCTGGGAGTGGCGTTTATGTACTCCTCTCAAATTTATATGCTCTGAATGATAGATGGACTGATGTAAAGAGGGTGAGAGGTCTGTTGAGTGAAAAAGGCTTGTGGAAGGAGCCAGGATCCAGTTTGATTGAGGTGAATGGTAAGACCAGTGAATTTGTAGTTGGACAGACAAATCATCAAGATATGGATGCGATATGTGCAATGCTTTTCATGCTAATGAAGCAAATACATTTCGATGGGCTGTAATTCTTCAGGCAGATTCTCAGTTTTGGTTGGAGATATGATCTTATGCATTCAGAAAATATCTACTGATTTAGTTGGTCCTAGGGACTGGATGGGTAGTCATTGCACACTGTTAGCATCATCTGGCTACACTTATTTCTGTGGGTGAATGGTGATCAAATCTAACCTTGGAATGGCTACTGCACATATATACTTCATTGTTTGCTGCTCTTGTGCTTACGCAGCTTTTCTGGTGTTAAAAATCTGAACAGCCATGTGGAGTATAAAGTCAGCCAGACATGATTAACAATGAATATCAGCCATTGTTTGGTGCCTCTTGGAGTATCCTGCCCCTCTTCAGTTCTTGACCATGATTGATGGTGAATTTCAGCATCAGAACTCCTGGATGGAGGAATGGATTCTGACCCTTACAAGGCACTGGCACAAACCCAGACTAATTTGTAATCATTTTATACAAGGTGAGGCAAAAAGTTGCAGAACCTTTTACATCAGATTGAGTTGAGACTGGTAGAGTTTCTACCCTGCACATAACTGCGCCAAGAGCTATACAGAATATACCAGCCTTGTAAACATGCCTGTTATTAGTCTCTGAAGTTATCCTGAAGTCTAGAAGGTGAAGTGTTCTGAAGGAGTATGAGACATCATTAGTTCTTTGTTCTGCTATCTTTCACTCAACTTGTTAGTTGATGAAGGGCATCTTCTTTTTAACATGACAGGGACAGTTGGTGGATGTCATAATTATATATTCCTCATTAAAGAAGAAGATAAAGTGCTGTTCGAGGTGAGATTGTAAGTTAAATTCACTCCAAAAGCACCCTGTTTAGTACTTGCATGACTGTAGTTAAATTCATTCTGAAAGCACCCTGTTTAGTACTTGCATACATGGCATTGTAAATTTTTAACTAAGATACATGAAATGGTACGGTCCAGCATTTACTATTGCCTTGCGATGTGGACCTTGTTTATGTTCTCACATTTTAGTTAAACATCCTGCCTTTAGAGGATGGGTAATAATAATGCTTCCATATTTATCTAATGTATCGCCTGCCTCCACATCCGTTCTCCCTTTGGCAATTGAAGAACACTGCTGCCACAGGGGGTCCAAGAGCATAAAGTGCGGAGAAGTCTCTTGTATTGAAATTTGGTCTCCATCCTGGTGCATATATTGTTTGCCGGACGGATTGGCGGAAGAGTATAAAAGCAAAACGATGTATTCCTGCAGTTGGTTTTGGGCTTTCATAACTGACGACTTCATTTCCTGTAACAAAATCCGTGTTAACATGTTAAAAGTGAGTTCATTCTAGTACAGAAATTCGAAGAAATTTCTGCCATGAATTGATGTGAAAGATATGGCAATGTGCTGCTTACTAACCAGGTATGCtatttaaatgcctttttttTTCTAACTTTGCACCCTAAGCACTTTCTATAGTTGTCATCTCGAGTTTTTATCCCTAAGTAATCACCGATGTACTTTTGTTTGAATAAAATAAGCTAAATGTTAATTTCAACTGTACTTCTGAACCAGCTGAATGTACATTATCTTAGGAAAGTGTTAAACTCATTAAAATATTGAAATTAGTAAGGGAAAAAGAACATGAAGAACCCACCATAACTGGCATTCGTTGATTCTGGGATGTCTGTCACCAACCTGTATGTATATAACCATAAGAAACACTTTTAACTTTTGAGGTGTTACATTGTACACATACAAAAATAATAACTAGTTCAGTAACTTCTACTaattatgagatgttccaggtctTACCAGTGAAGGTATTCTCTTTTTGTTGGGTTGCTTGGACTTGGCGAGTCAGGATCCACCATCACCTAATATCAAGTTAGGTTGTTAGTTTAGGGAGAATAATGTTCTTATCTTAAGACCGTactagttaccatggaagcaaaGTATGATATTTCCGCAGACAGATCGATATGCACTTTCTGAAATGTATTTTTGCCTTGTAATTAAGAAGCTGTGGCCATCAAGATACTGGATGTTAGTCAGGAGGCAGACCTGTTCCTAGTGCATAATCGCCAATTAGGCGGTATATTTTGGCTAGGAGGAGCTAGGTGGGAGGGGTGCTAGTGCTTAGGTGGGCAGACGGCCGCCTTCTAGAACAGTATTAAGAAAATATCGACTACAAAGATATCCATTAACCTGATGCTTTTCAGACGAATTTTAATTGAATTATAAAAAGAAGGCAATGTTAAATAACTGTAAGGCTATTATTTTGTAAGTTTCAGTGGCAGTATCGTGACTAGAGCACCTTCATGACGTAAGCAAAATGTGTAGATTCATAATTGTAAGCATTTATTGCCGCATCTAGTCATGATGATTAATATTCTTGTACTTCATCGATGACGTGCATAATTTTGATTCCCAGTCATCACCGAATGAAAAGATGCAGGAATATGTGCAGACCCTATCAAAAGTAAGTAGAATAGTATCTCTATAGGATTCACATGAAATAAATAAGTGTAAGCGCAAAGTTCTTTTTCAACCCGTATAGATGAGGTTGTACAAATTACGGAACGTTGAGATTCTTTGCTCTTAGTGTTATATACGTACAGGTAACGACTGAAGTGTGTGGACTTGAAAAGCTGATGTTATGGATGGGAGATTGCATACTACTTTCTAGAATACAAATAGTAAAGCCAAGTTTGACTTGTGATGTTGAAGCCTGTGCAATTTAAGCAGATTTTTTTTGGGCGGGAACCCAAATATCCCTCCTCAAACTTAATATTGTTCATTGTAATAAACTAATAATGATGTAGCTATGGACTTACCAGAGTGTAAAGGTTCCTCATGTCGCGCCCAGCAATGTCAATCCTTGGTTCAGTTGCTACTTGTGACGGCTTGAGCTCAGAACCATTGGTTAGTT
This window encodes:
- the LOC123427072 gene encoding protein FAR1-RELATED SEQUENCE 7-like produces the protein MESVEIVQAQPFAAINSALPCDEGRLGTPDRDTTSMPQSSSTSTSECVEESKPAVGMEFEGLEAVEAFYKSFAHRVGFGVRIGQQKAVDNVVESKRYMCSSQGFRSEKGIRNNKKRKREVTRCGCDAHIYVKRCSGNTYKIHSMIEQHNHGFVPPDKLHLIRSNRGASEKEKVIPECDEALRPSIGMAFEGLSSAEEFYKSYARHCGFKVRVGQHKLLNKEVVQFKRFMCSREGFRSDRGKDPSNERKKRNVKVTRCGCNAHIVVKWCSGNTYKVSSLIEHHNHELISPDKVTKSKRRVSEKTKNKLSSSRVPECGEALKPSLGMVFEDIGSVEEFYKSYAHHCGFSVRIGQRKLLNKEVVQWKRFMCSREGFRSEKCMDVDDPSRKRKVRKVTRCGCDARIIVKRCSDNKYKITSWIEHHNHGFVSPDKRHLIRSNRQLGDKAKPTLSTHCNASTGTSQANRPDHVSKGRSDNVGCTERDLQKYHHDLCSKIKNEDAQMFVARLCRKQQVDSAFFFDCDVDDRGMLVHVFWADAISRENYIYFSDMLSFDSTNTTNQHGMIFAPFTGTNHHLQSVFFGAAFLADEKIESYAWLFQTFVRAMGGVAPRTIVTREDDRMKSAISNVLPATTHRLCMFEMLGRMPEKVELSLRNNPLFQTRMNECVLGSETVFEFESKWDSVISDFGLEGNQWLAERYSTRERWIPAYFTDIHLSGILRNNAWSKSAKSFFSCFINQKLSLVEFWLRFEAALDCQRQEESNADHTSACTTPQLITPWGLEKHGSLVFTHEVFERFQEEVVAARDHCVVEDMAQTEGVKTVAIGDEGSDKVREVRWDAVTMTANCSCRLFESVGIPCRHITLVLRSSKLNELPQGCVLKRWQKSAKVG
- the LOC123427073 gene encoding pentatricopeptide repeat-containing protein At4g38010-like, which produces MPASLRAILASPSPLTARAVAAAQALLLTSGLAADAAVLAHFARRLVSATRAPADAVSALLRLRPRPRCAHPFNALISHLTLSGDPSAAFRAFSVLAAGGDAGRPDGYTLPAALKACARLGGGLREGRQAHAVAFRGGFLGRLPVRNALVTFYGACGECGDARRVFDEMAGRDVVSWTALVSAFVRGGRFTEALAVFGEMDVAPNEGTLASALVACGRLGAVRAGKAVHGWCLKRERQMELIVGNALLDMYVKCEKLDLARRVFDRLLVRDIVSWTVIISGLVHCRLPSEALELFNGMQASGVKPDKVVLSTVLSACASLGALESGRWVHEYIERKGIAWDVHVGTSLVDMYAKCGCLETSLSIFHKMPVKNISSWNALINGFALHGHGREALVYFDRMVASGLPPNEVTFIIVLGACCHTGLVQQGLGLFNLMKNSYKLSPWEEHYGCMVDLLGRAGLIQEAYGLIKVMPMTPAVSTWGALMSACQAHGRVEFSQQILRHVHELEPSGSGVYVLLSNLYALNDRWTDVKRVRGLLSEKGLWKEPGSSLIEVNGKTSEFVVGQTNHQDMDAICAMLFMLMKQIHFDGL
- the LOC123427075 gene encoding protein FLOWERING LOCUS T-like — translated: MSREALAIGHVVGDILDPFVKAASLKVMYNGKELTNGSELKPSQVATEPRIDIAGRDMRNLYTLVMVDPDSPSPSNPTKREYLHWLVTDIPESTNASYGNEVVSYESPKPTAGIHRFAFILFRQSVRQTIYAPGWRPNFNTRDFSALYALGPPVAAVFFNCQRENGCGGRRYIR